The nucleotide sequence GCCTGTTGCAAGGCCAGCCCCAGCGCATGTTCGGCATTGCCGCTTTTCAGCGCATAGTCATTGGCATCCATACCTGGCGGGAACTGCACCCGCCACGCCTCGATACCGGCTTCCAGTAAATCAGCGGCTACATTAGCCGCGCCACGGTCTCCGGCCTCGTCCCGGTCAAAGGCAATCAGCACCCGCTTCACGCCGTGATACTGCAAGGCTTCGAGATGCTCACGGTTAAACCCGTTCACCCCGAACGCGGCGATCACGTTGCGGAACCCGGCACACCAGAAGGTCATAGCATCGATCAGCGCTTCGCACAGGATAATTTCCGCAGCGGCTTTCATCGCTGCCTCATTCCAGACCCCGGCTAGCGGTGAGGACAGGTACAGATGCTTCGGGCTGTCTTTCAGGACTTTGTAATCCGGCTGGGTTCGGCGACCATACAGTTGCAGCACCCGCCCGCGGCTGGCCACACTGGTCGATTCGGCCCAGCCGATTATCGGCACCACGACGCAGCCCCGGAAGTGGTCCTGCCGGGTGGTGGTACGCAACACGCCCAGCCCCGACAGCTTGCCGCGCAACTGCTGACCTTCCTGACTGTCTTTGGACGGCAACAATCCCGCGGAACCGCTGATACCGTGATGACCCGCATAACCGAGCCGGAAGTGGCTGACCAGTTCAGGATGATTCAGCCCGCGTCGTGCCAGCCAGGCTTTGGCTTCCGGTGATGCCAGTAAGTGCTGATGATAAAAATCAATCACCTGATGCAACAGCGCCTGCCCGTCATCGTCCAGGTCGGCCAGTTTCGGGCGCGGCAGGGGGGCCGCCTGTGACTCCGGCGGGGCGGCTAAAGAAGAAGCGGCCACAACTGCATTGTCCATGTCCGGCAACCCGGCCAGCTCCCGCAGCCGGCGGATAGCGATTTTCAGCGTCACCCCTTCCGTTTGTATCACCCAGTCCAGCACCGACCCCGCTGCGCCACAGCCAAAGCAGTGATACAGGTTCTTAGCCGGCGATATCACCATTGAGGGCGTTTTCTCGTTATGGAACGGACAGCGCAGCACATAATCCTCACCGCGTTTTTTCATCGGACGGCCTTGCTTACGCGCCAGCCCCAGTAACGAGACGGTTTGCTTTAAGTGGACTAAATCGGTGTCGGGAACGCGGGTCATCAATGACCTCCTGTAAAAACCTGTCAAGATGCTATATTGATATTTAAAACATATCTGATAAGATATCTAAAAACAAGCTTTTTAAAAGGGGGATATATAGTGATATCAAGTTCAACAACCTGGTTTCTCGATATGCAGTTCCCTGAACGGCTTACCACATTACGCAAGGAACGCGGGCTCACTCAGCAGGCGCTGGCTGATATGGCTGGTGTGGCAGTTTTACAGATCCGGCGTTATGAGGGAGGCTCAGCACAACCTACCTTAGAGGTAATACGTCGCTTGGCTATTTCGCTCGGTGTCAGTGCGGATATGCTGGTTTTTGATGAACAGGAGCGCGGTCCTAGTGAGCGGCTGCGCTATCAATTTGAGGCAATTTCTCGTATGCCGCAGTATGAGCAGGAGGTTATTAAGGAGTTGCTGGATGCAATGATCATCAAAACTCAGATTGCCGGCACAATGGCCTGTATTTCAACAACAGCGAAGGAAGAGAGTTAACACAGCACGGCGCTGAAGTGCGGGAACACTCCAGCGCCGCTAACCATCACCAACTATCAGAGGTAGTTCATCATGGCTAAATGCGATTCTAAAGCAAAAACCATTACAACTAAAGTGCAGGCTGTAAAGCCACGGCATTACACCGTGGGCTACCGGCCTAA is from Photorhabdus laumondii subsp. laumondii and encodes:
- a CDS encoding helix-turn-helix domain-containing protein; the protein is MQFPERLTTLRKERGLTQQALADMAGVAVLQIRRYEGGSAQPTLEVIRRLAISLGVSADMLVFDEQERGPSERLRYQFEAISRMPQYEQEVIKELLDAMIIKTQIAGTMACISTTAKEES